In Chaetodon trifascialis isolate fChaTrf1 chromosome 4, fChaTrf1.hap1, whole genome shotgun sequence, one DNA window encodes the following:
- the nhsa gene encoding actin remodeling regulator NHS isoform X2: MPFAKRVVEPQLLCRYQTPNEEGLLFEDLVSISNVALSRTLRQLSDLARHACSIFQELENDLSSTNQRVRGLQSKITQLLQTSSELDPKQEAVPVSNLDVESKLTAHYQAPWHQQRNVFHPSTRPACVEELHRQASLSLWALQPDHQRRRSGSRERRVTISISAVPPMPMYPSPLSVRKQEKRSIKLTTAAPFDPDTDGVALGHRSKFPIPNIPSTLDKQTNWSKALPLPTPEERMKSSSQVINSCVIPINVTGVGFDRDASVRCSLVHSQSVLQRRRKLRRRRTVHGVPRQVQQDLDSDDSPGSRERTVIVHASSDITPSTEELASHLNTRDSGCQTEDFLISGAPSRRRIRAQRGQGVSLSISHSAGNISCLPDSTDAMFTGSVGARLRSRSLPRDGNRMMDNGHNDSDDEGELSPFDVEDFLPGPGELILKDEGESMDDQAMSEHQLGLKYKQLSESPERSWMERTRSQLPRKADMGSCEISSSSDTFSSPVHSVSVAGVLGGQMDHKDDHQSSSGNWSGSSSTCPSQTSETIPPAASPPLTGSSHCDSELSLNTATHPNDDQTGFMLDHYQGIRTQRAGSFSSTAMDILEEVGVSTPIEGEWGYPHSDPPRSQDFSPEPSREAESSLGCPSFTSMATCESSFSDKPPSEKADSVSHYSVDTEGYYTSMHFDCGLKGSRSFTYNYASPGSDCGLSDLSGHMTLGRRCLSLRKPKAKPSPPKRSSSLRKICSERNVPDKKEPKITCGQQLSSKERKLQLVLSGSPGHIENSSVVKEPLVVWGVEGSADLPDLGVFSSTDAHSFKDEGVVQSDYADLWLLNDLKSSDPYRSLSNSSTATGTTVIECIKSQESSESQTSQSGSRATTPSLPSVEGDFKLTSPEKLAGLASPSSGYSSQSETPTSSFPSAFFPGPLSPSSGKRKPKVPERKSSLSSLSLQSLSCRDGAASKRDLELPIIPPSHLDLSALHGVGNKASAYRTQIQVLHQNKQKAAVTARVAAPPNSEVFNAHAMSITPTALHSVQLRSIRKDHEGSHEDRTSRLKCPTVNLTGTLCSSKSFELKSPLLHDSHQHHTSTKGSCESMFTSNEELADGEAACQSETRNQQDGEAPLENTTAFRLQAEPSSDVPERTTSREGEPAETPLCSSQPEPLQQQRSEPSEDEEPCPPLSALHSSPQRSSSLDKVPATDGQSEASQESSVGNEGRADVEYESSGVSAQSASQDVKEESTAEPTEDYFSKDSTAGDNAASPLSDESRPEDDSVFLSPTKARTTEDLFAMIHRSKRKVLGRKDSTELGVRNRLGAASGNTPPGSAVSSPVSLASPSSAVTPPGLQRATGSIYRSVKKSSTSNEEFKLLLLKKGSRSDSSYRMSATEILKSPIAPKSPAESLMESPRQPEEPASPLQQQQHPSGPDQLPGSYPKANAEGFSPKSFSMCAASRQGRSRIPPPANSSRYGMRSRLYSAPMQAISEGETENSDGSPHDDRSSQGST, translated from the exons CGGTGTCTAACCTGGATGTGGAGAGTAAGCTGACAGCGCATTACCAAGCTCCCTGGCACCAGCAGAGGAACGTTTTCCACCCCTCCACCCGGCCAGCATGTGTAGAAGAGCTCCACAGGCAAGCCAGCCTCAGCCTGTGGGCCCTGCAGCCAG ATCACCAGAGGAGACGATCGGGCAGCAGGGAGCGCAGAGTGACCATCTCCATCTCAGCCGTGCCCCCGATGCCCATGTACCCCTCCCCGCTCAGCGTCCGCAAGCAAGAAAAGAGGTCCATAAAACTGACGACG GCTGCGCCCTTTGACCCCGACACTGACGGGGTGGCTCTAGGTCACCGGTCTAAGTTTCCCATCCCTAACATCCCCTCCACCCTGGACAAGCAGACTAACTGGTCTAAAGCCCTGCCGCTGCCCACCCCAGAGGAAAGAATGAAAAGCAGTTCCCAAGTCATCAACTCATGTGTCATTCCCATTAATGTGACTG GGGTTGGCTTTGACAGAGATGCTAGTGTGCGCTGCTCGCTCGTCCACTCGCAGTCTGtgcttcagaggaggaggaagctgaggagaCGGAGGACTGTCCACGGCGTCCCCAGACAGGTGCAGCAAGATTTAG ACTCGGATGACTCTCCTGGTTCCAGAGAGCGGACGGTGATCGTTCACGCCAGTTCTGATATCACTCCCTCCACCGAGGAGCTGGCCAGCCATCTCAACACCAGAGACTCGGGCTGCCAGACAGAAGACTTTTTGATCTCAGGAGCGCCGTCTCGGAGGAGGATCAGAGCACAGAGAGGCCAGGGagtgtccctctccatctcccactCTGCGGGCAACATCTCGTGCCTGCCGGACAGCACTGACGCCATGTTCACCGGCTCTGTTGGCGCTCGCCTGCGCTCCCGAAGTCTGCCCCGAGACGGGAACCGGATGATGGACAACGGGCATAACGACAGCGACGATGAGGGGGAGCTTTCCCCCTTCGATGTGGAGGACTTCCTGCCCGGACCCGGAGAGCTGATtctgaaggatgaaggagagagcATGGACGACCAGGCCATGTCTGAGCACCAGCTGGGCCTGAAGTACAAGCAGCTCTCAGAGAGTCCAGAGCGCAGCTGGATGGAGAGGACCAGATCCCAGCTGCCCAGGAAGGCCGACATGGGCAGCTGCGAGATCTCGTCCAGCTCGGACACCTTCAGCAGCCCCGTCCACTCGGTCTCAGTCGCGGGGGTGCTGGGAGGCCAGATGGACCATAAGGACGACCACCAGTCCTCAAGCGGGAACTGGAGCGGGAGCAGCTCCACCTGCCCCTCTCAGACCTCGGAAACAATCCCCCCAGCCGCCTCTCCACCGCTGACGGGCTCCTCACACTGCGACTCTGAGCTCTCTCTGAACACTGCCACTCACCCCAACGATGACCAGACCGGCTTCATGCTGGACCACTACCAGGGCATCAGGACCCAGCGGGCGGGCTCCTTCTCTTCCACAGCCATGGATATATTAGAGGAAGTCGGGGTCAGCACTCCCATCGAAGGGGAGTGGGGTTACCCCCATTCGGACCCTCCACGTTCACAGGACTTCAGCCCTGAGCCAAGCAGAGAGGCCGAGAGCAGCCTGGGCTGCCCCAGCTTCACCAGCATGGCCACCTGTGAGAGCAGCTTCTCCGACAAGCCGCCGTCGGAGAAAGCTGACTCCGTCTCACATTACTCCGTAGACACCGAAGGCTACTACACCTCCATGCACTTTGACTGTGGTCTGAAAGGTAGCAGAAGCTTCACTTATAACTATGCATCGCCCGGCTCCGACTGCGGCCTGTCCGATTTAAGTGGTCACATGACTCTGGGGAGACGCTGCCTCTCTTTAAGGAAACCAAAGGCGAAGCCGTCTCCACCCAAGAGGAGTTCATCGTTAAGAAAAATATGCAGTGAGCGAAACGTCCCTGACAAGAAAGAACCAAAGATCACCTGCGGGCAGCAGCTTTCCTCCAAGGAGAGGAAACTGCAGCTGGTTTTGTCCGGCTCCCCGGGTCATATAGAAAACTCCTCCGTAGTCAAGGAGCCGCTTGTGGTCTGGGGGGTTGAGGGCTCGGCCGATCTACCTGACTTAGGTGTGTTCAGCTCCACAGATGCGCATTCATTTAAGGATGAAGGGGTTGTACAGTCAGACTACGCAGATCTGTGGCTACTGAATGATTTAAAATCCAGCGATCCGTACCGATCTTTGTCCAACTCCAGCACGGCGACAGGTACGACGGTCATCGAGTGCATCAAGTCACAGGAAAGCTCCGAGTCTCAGACGTCCCAGTCTGGCTCCAGAGCCACCACCCCCTCGCTTCCATCAGTGGAGGGAGACTTCAAGCTAACGTCTCCAGAGAAGCTGGCAGGCCTGGCCAGCCCATCCAGCGGCTACTCCAGTCAGTCAGAAACCCCCACCTCCTCGTTCCCCTCCGCCTTCTTCCCTGGACCGCTGTCGCCATCCAGCGGCAAGAGGAAGCCCAAAGTCCCGGAGAGGAAGTCGTCACTTTCGTCGCTGTCGCTGCAGTCGCTCTCCTGCAGGGACGGAGCCGCCTCGAAGAGAGACCTGGAGCTGCCGATAATCCCCCCCTCCCACCTCGACTTAAGTGCCCTTCATGGTGTCGGCAACAAGGCTTCAGCTTACAGGACCCAGATTCAGGTCCTGCATCAAAACAAGCAAAAGGCTGCCGTGACAGCCAGAGTGGCAGCGCCGCCAAACTCAGAGGTGTTTAACGCCCACGCCATGTCCATCACGCCCACAGCGCTGCACTCGGTACAGCTGCGATCCATCAGGAAGGATCATGAAGGAAGTCATGAGGACAGAACTTCCAGACTCAAGTGTCCCACTGTGAACTTAACTGGCACACTTTGCAGCAGTAAGTCCTTCGAGCTGAAGAGTCCCCTGTTACACGACTCGCATCAACACCACACGTCCACCAAGGGGTCGTGTGAATCAATGTTTACCTCAAACGAAGAGCTCGCAGATGGAGAAGCGGCGTGTCAGAGCGAGACGAGGAACCAGCAGGACGGAGAGGCTCCTTTAGAGAACACGACAGCATTCAGGCTGCAGGCCGAGCCGTCGTCAGATGTCCCAGAGAGGACCACGAGCCGTGAAGGAGAGCCGGCGGAAACGCCCCTCTGCAGCTCGCAGCCCGAGCCTCTACAGCAGCAAAGGTCTGAGCCGTCTGAAGACGAAGAAccgtgtcctcctctctctgctctgcacagtTCACCCCAGAGATCCAGCAGTCTTGATAAAGTGCCTGCTACTGACGGCCAATCAGAGGCGTCGCAAGAGAGTTCAGTGGGTAACGAAGGTAGAGCAGACGTGGAATACGAGTCGTCAGGTGTTTCAGCCCAAAGTGCCTCTCAGGATGTGAAGGAGGAGTCCACAGCAGAGCCGACGGAGGACTACTTCAGTAAAG ACTCTACAGCTGGAGACAATGCGGCGTCCCCTCTGAGTGACGAGTCCAGGCCGGAGGACGACAGCGTGTTTCTGTCGCCCACTAAAGCTCGGACCACGGAGGATCTGTTCGCTATGATCCACAG GTCCAAAAGGAAAGTGCTGGGCAGGAAGGATTCCACCGAGCTGGGTGTGAGGAACCGCCTCGGAGCTGCGTCGGGGAACACTCCACCCGGCAGCGCCGTGAGCTCCCCGGTGTCGCTGGCGTCCCCCTCCTCCGCCGTGACCCCGCCAGGCCTGCAGAGAGCCACCGGTTCCATCTACAGGAGCGTGAAGAAGTCCAGCACCTCCAACGAGGagttcaaactgctgctgctcaaaaaGGGCAGCCGCTCGGACTCGAGTTACCGCATGTCAGCCACTGAGATCCTCAAGAGCCCCATTGCTCCTAAATCCCCCGCAGAGTCCCTGATGGAGTCCCCCAGACAGCCCGAAGAGCCCGCCTCCCCcctgcaacaacagcagcatccaTCAGGACCAGATCAGCTCCCCGGCTCCTACCCCAAAGCCAACGCCGAGGGCTTCTCCCCGAAATCCTTCTCCATGTGCGCCGCATCCAGGCAGGGCCGCTCCAGGATCCCCCCGCCCGCCAACAGCAGCCGCTACGGCATGCGCAGCAGACTGTACTCGGCGCCCATGCAGGCGATCTCCGAGGGCGAGACCGAGAACTCGGACGGAAGCCCTCACGACGACCGCTCGTCACAGGGCTCCACGTAG
- the nhsa gene encoding actin remodeling regulator NHS isoform X1, with product MPFAKRVVEPQLLCRYQTPNEEGLLFEDLVSISNVALSRTLRQLSDLARHACSIFQELENDLSSTNQRVRGLQSKITQLLQTSSELDPKQEAVPVSNLDVESKLTAHYQAPWHQQRNVFHPSTRPACVEELHRQASLSLWALQPDHQRRRSGSRERRVTISISAVPPMPMYPSPLSVRKQEKRSIKLTTFESTRSSSPTECCRFSPWSRKAAPFDPDTDGVALGHRSKFPIPNIPSTLDKQTNWSKALPLPTPEERMKSSSQVINSCVIPINVTGVGFDRDASVRCSLVHSQSVLQRRRKLRRRRTVHGVPRQVQQDLDSDDSPGSRERTVIVHASSDITPSTEELASHLNTRDSGCQTEDFLISGAPSRRRIRAQRGQGVSLSISHSAGNISCLPDSTDAMFTGSVGARLRSRSLPRDGNRMMDNGHNDSDDEGELSPFDVEDFLPGPGELILKDEGESMDDQAMSEHQLGLKYKQLSESPERSWMERTRSQLPRKADMGSCEISSSSDTFSSPVHSVSVAGVLGGQMDHKDDHQSSSGNWSGSSSTCPSQTSETIPPAASPPLTGSSHCDSELSLNTATHPNDDQTGFMLDHYQGIRTQRAGSFSSTAMDILEEVGVSTPIEGEWGYPHSDPPRSQDFSPEPSREAESSLGCPSFTSMATCESSFSDKPPSEKADSVSHYSVDTEGYYTSMHFDCGLKGSRSFTYNYASPGSDCGLSDLSGHMTLGRRCLSLRKPKAKPSPPKRSSSLRKICSERNVPDKKEPKITCGQQLSSKERKLQLVLSGSPGHIENSSVVKEPLVVWGVEGSADLPDLGVFSSTDAHSFKDEGVVQSDYADLWLLNDLKSSDPYRSLSNSSTATGTTVIECIKSQESSESQTSQSGSRATTPSLPSVEGDFKLTSPEKLAGLASPSSGYSSQSETPTSSFPSAFFPGPLSPSSGKRKPKVPERKSSLSSLSLQSLSCRDGAASKRDLELPIIPPSHLDLSALHGVGNKASAYRTQIQVLHQNKQKAAVTARVAAPPNSEVFNAHAMSITPTALHSVQLRSIRKDHEGSHEDRTSRLKCPTVNLTGTLCSSKSFELKSPLLHDSHQHHTSTKGSCESMFTSNEELADGEAACQSETRNQQDGEAPLENTTAFRLQAEPSSDVPERTTSREGEPAETPLCSSQPEPLQQQRSEPSEDEEPCPPLSALHSSPQRSSSLDKVPATDGQSEASQESSVGNEGRADVEYESSGVSAQSASQDVKEESTAEPTEDYFSKDSTAGDNAASPLSDESRPEDDSVFLSPTKARTTEDLFAMIHRSKRKVLGRKDSTELGVRNRLGAASGNTPPGSAVSSPVSLASPSSAVTPPGLQRATGSIYRSVKKSSTSNEEFKLLLLKKGSRSDSSYRMSATEILKSPIAPKSPAESLMESPRQPEEPASPLQQQQHPSGPDQLPGSYPKANAEGFSPKSFSMCAASRQGRSRIPPPANSSRYGMRSRLYSAPMQAISEGETENSDGSPHDDRSSQGST from the exons CGGTGTCTAACCTGGATGTGGAGAGTAAGCTGACAGCGCATTACCAAGCTCCCTGGCACCAGCAGAGGAACGTTTTCCACCCCTCCACCCGGCCAGCATGTGTAGAAGAGCTCCACAGGCAAGCCAGCCTCAGCCTGTGGGCCCTGCAGCCAG ATCACCAGAGGAGACGATCGGGCAGCAGGGAGCGCAGAGTGACCATCTCCATCTCAGCCGTGCCCCCGATGCCCATGTACCCCTCCCCGCTCAGCGTCCGCAAGCAAGAAAAGAGGTCCATAAAACTGACGACG TTTGAATCCACCCGCTCCTCCTCCCCTACCGAATGTTGCCGCTTCTCTCCCTGGAGCAGAAAG GCTGCGCCCTTTGACCCCGACACTGACGGGGTGGCTCTAGGTCACCGGTCTAAGTTTCCCATCCCTAACATCCCCTCCACCCTGGACAAGCAGACTAACTGGTCTAAAGCCCTGCCGCTGCCCACCCCAGAGGAAAGAATGAAAAGCAGTTCCCAAGTCATCAACTCATGTGTCATTCCCATTAATGTGACTG GGGTTGGCTTTGACAGAGATGCTAGTGTGCGCTGCTCGCTCGTCCACTCGCAGTCTGtgcttcagaggaggaggaagctgaggagaCGGAGGACTGTCCACGGCGTCCCCAGACAGGTGCAGCAAGATTTAG ACTCGGATGACTCTCCTGGTTCCAGAGAGCGGACGGTGATCGTTCACGCCAGTTCTGATATCACTCCCTCCACCGAGGAGCTGGCCAGCCATCTCAACACCAGAGACTCGGGCTGCCAGACAGAAGACTTTTTGATCTCAGGAGCGCCGTCTCGGAGGAGGATCAGAGCACAGAGAGGCCAGGGagtgtccctctccatctcccactCTGCGGGCAACATCTCGTGCCTGCCGGACAGCACTGACGCCATGTTCACCGGCTCTGTTGGCGCTCGCCTGCGCTCCCGAAGTCTGCCCCGAGACGGGAACCGGATGATGGACAACGGGCATAACGACAGCGACGATGAGGGGGAGCTTTCCCCCTTCGATGTGGAGGACTTCCTGCCCGGACCCGGAGAGCTGATtctgaaggatgaaggagagagcATGGACGACCAGGCCATGTCTGAGCACCAGCTGGGCCTGAAGTACAAGCAGCTCTCAGAGAGTCCAGAGCGCAGCTGGATGGAGAGGACCAGATCCCAGCTGCCCAGGAAGGCCGACATGGGCAGCTGCGAGATCTCGTCCAGCTCGGACACCTTCAGCAGCCCCGTCCACTCGGTCTCAGTCGCGGGGGTGCTGGGAGGCCAGATGGACCATAAGGACGACCACCAGTCCTCAAGCGGGAACTGGAGCGGGAGCAGCTCCACCTGCCCCTCTCAGACCTCGGAAACAATCCCCCCAGCCGCCTCTCCACCGCTGACGGGCTCCTCACACTGCGACTCTGAGCTCTCTCTGAACACTGCCACTCACCCCAACGATGACCAGACCGGCTTCATGCTGGACCACTACCAGGGCATCAGGACCCAGCGGGCGGGCTCCTTCTCTTCCACAGCCATGGATATATTAGAGGAAGTCGGGGTCAGCACTCCCATCGAAGGGGAGTGGGGTTACCCCCATTCGGACCCTCCACGTTCACAGGACTTCAGCCCTGAGCCAAGCAGAGAGGCCGAGAGCAGCCTGGGCTGCCCCAGCTTCACCAGCATGGCCACCTGTGAGAGCAGCTTCTCCGACAAGCCGCCGTCGGAGAAAGCTGACTCCGTCTCACATTACTCCGTAGACACCGAAGGCTACTACACCTCCATGCACTTTGACTGTGGTCTGAAAGGTAGCAGAAGCTTCACTTATAACTATGCATCGCCCGGCTCCGACTGCGGCCTGTCCGATTTAAGTGGTCACATGACTCTGGGGAGACGCTGCCTCTCTTTAAGGAAACCAAAGGCGAAGCCGTCTCCACCCAAGAGGAGTTCATCGTTAAGAAAAATATGCAGTGAGCGAAACGTCCCTGACAAGAAAGAACCAAAGATCACCTGCGGGCAGCAGCTTTCCTCCAAGGAGAGGAAACTGCAGCTGGTTTTGTCCGGCTCCCCGGGTCATATAGAAAACTCCTCCGTAGTCAAGGAGCCGCTTGTGGTCTGGGGGGTTGAGGGCTCGGCCGATCTACCTGACTTAGGTGTGTTCAGCTCCACAGATGCGCATTCATTTAAGGATGAAGGGGTTGTACAGTCAGACTACGCAGATCTGTGGCTACTGAATGATTTAAAATCCAGCGATCCGTACCGATCTTTGTCCAACTCCAGCACGGCGACAGGTACGACGGTCATCGAGTGCATCAAGTCACAGGAAAGCTCCGAGTCTCAGACGTCCCAGTCTGGCTCCAGAGCCACCACCCCCTCGCTTCCATCAGTGGAGGGAGACTTCAAGCTAACGTCTCCAGAGAAGCTGGCAGGCCTGGCCAGCCCATCCAGCGGCTACTCCAGTCAGTCAGAAACCCCCACCTCCTCGTTCCCCTCCGCCTTCTTCCCTGGACCGCTGTCGCCATCCAGCGGCAAGAGGAAGCCCAAAGTCCCGGAGAGGAAGTCGTCACTTTCGTCGCTGTCGCTGCAGTCGCTCTCCTGCAGGGACGGAGCCGCCTCGAAGAGAGACCTGGAGCTGCCGATAATCCCCCCCTCCCACCTCGACTTAAGTGCCCTTCATGGTGTCGGCAACAAGGCTTCAGCTTACAGGACCCAGATTCAGGTCCTGCATCAAAACAAGCAAAAGGCTGCCGTGACAGCCAGAGTGGCAGCGCCGCCAAACTCAGAGGTGTTTAACGCCCACGCCATGTCCATCACGCCCACAGCGCTGCACTCGGTACAGCTGCGATCCATCAGGAAGGATCATGAAGGAAGTCATGAGGACAGAACTTCCAGACTCAAGTGTCCCACTGTGAACTTAACTGGCACACTTTGCAGCAGTAAGTCCTTCGAGCTGAAGAGTCCCCTGTTACACGACTCGCATCAACACCACACGTCCACCAAGGGGTCGTGTGAATCAATGTTTACCTCAAACGAAGAGCTCGCAGATGGAGAAGCGGCGTGTCAGAGCGAGACGAGGAACCAGCAGGACGGAGAGGCTCCTTTAGAGAACACGACAGCATTCAGGCTGCAGGCCGAGCCGTCGTCAGATGTCCCAGAGAGGACCACGAGCCGTGAAGGAGAGCCGGCGGAAACGCCCCTCTGCAGCTCGCAGCCCGAGCCTCTACAGCAGCAAAGGTCTGAGCCGTCTGAAGACGAAGAAccgtgtcctcctctctctgctctgcacagtTCACCCCAGAGATCCAGCAGTCTTGATAAAGTGCCTGCTACTGACGGCCAATCAGAGGCGTCGCAAGAGAGTTCAGTGGGTAACGAAGGTAGAGCAGACGTGGAATACGAGTCGTCAGGTGTTTCAGCCCAAAGTGCCTCTCAGGATGTGAAGGAGGAGTCCACAGCAGAGCCGACGGAGGACTACTTCAGTAAAG ACTCTACAGCTGGAGACAATGCGGCGTCCCCTCTGAGTGACGAGTCCAGGCCGGAGGACGACAGCGTGTTTCTGTCGCCCACTAAAGCTCGGACCACGGAGGATCTGTTCGCTATGATCCACAG GTCCAAAAGGAAAGTGCTGGGCAGGAAGGATTCCACCGAGCTGGGTGTGAGGAACCGCCTCGGAGCTGCGTCGGGGAACACTCCACCCGGCAGCGCCGTGAGCTCCCCGGTGTCGCTGGCGTCCCCCTCCTCCGCCGTGACCCCGCCAGGCCTGCAGAGAGCCACCGGTTCCATCTACAGGAGCGTGAAGAAGTCCAGCACCTCCAACGAGGagttcaaactgctgctgctcaaaaaGGGCAGCCGCTCGGACTCGAGTTACCGCATGTCAGCCACTGAGATCCTCAAGAGCCCCATTGCTCCTAAATCCCCCGCAGAGTCCCTGATGGAGTCCCCCAGACAGCCCGAAGAGCCCGCCTCCCCcctgcaacaacagcagcatccaTCAGGACCAGATCAGCTCCCCGGCTCCTACCCCAAAGCCAACGCCGAGGGCTTCTCCCCGAAATCCTTCTCCATGTGCGCCGCATCCAGGCAGGGCCGCTCCAGGATCCCCCCGCCCGCCAACAGCAGCCGCTACGGCATGCGCAGCAGACTGTACTCGGCGCCCATGCAGGCGATCTCCGAGGGCGAGACCGAGAACTCGGACGGAAGCCCTCACGACGACCGCTCGTCACAGGGCTCCACGTAG